One window from the genome of Gimesia aquarii encodes:
- a CDS encoding transglutaminase domain-containing protein yields MWRSLLILVMFGSTSFASEPVFDSIDYTTPSKYLAMPATLGDREAIKTQALAFKADRDRKTVLNVLNWMNTNLKYQADLAYQWRNYDTVIQDGCYGGCADYAIACGVLLKHAGIPTVWVKTMDVPWIWDFKKGRQFKSWSGHVFLEIYIDQKWVLLDPGAKRVYVDYSPKARILPGNRFAYHKGNDPKAMIMSLQWEAWKQQTKTYFSQLDEGLLPVNMASADTLDPKCFVIGNSPYYQILTRTAQQKGLIVVKSFNTQYDTYLPQAKGHTLYIQTQKGIPIVPVTTLEKYFPNASDGLKVGDITVGDTKIVYTDFSK; encoded by the coding sequence ATGTGGCGATCACTCTTAATTCTAGTGATGTTTGGCTCTACTTCATTCGCGTCGGAGCCAGTATTTGATTCGATTGACTACACAACACCCTCGAAGTATCTTGCCATGCCTGCGACCCTCGGAGACCGAGAAGCGATTAAGACGCAGGCACTCGCGTTTAAGGCGGATCGTGACCGCAAAACGGTATTGAATGTGCTTAACTGGATGAATACAAATCTGAAATATCAGGCCGATCTGGCTTATCAATGGCGGAACTACGACACAGTGATTCAGGACGGTTGCTACGGAGGCTGTGCTGATTATGCCATTGCCTGCGGTGTGCTATTGAAACATGCAGGTATTCCGACAGTCTGGGTGAAGACAATGGATGTACCATGGATTTGGGATTTTAAGAAAGGCCGTCAGTTCAAGTCTTGGTCGGGGCATGTCTTTCTTGAAATTTATATCGACCAGAAGTGGGTGCTGTTGGATCCTGGTGCGAAAAGGGTCTACGTCGATTACTCTCCCAAGGCGCGTATTCTTCCCGGGAATCGGTTTGCTTATCACAAAGGCAATGATCCCAAAGCGATGATCATGTCTTTGCAGTGGGAAGCATGGAAGCAACAAACGAAGACCTACTTTTCTCAACTTGACGAAGGACTACTTCCTGTCAATATGGCGAGCGCAGACACTCTTGATCCAAAGTGTTTTGTGATTGGAAATTCTCCCTACTACCAGATATTGACAAGAACGGCTCAACAAAAAGGTCTGATCGTTGTTAAGTCATTTAATACACAATACGACACTTACCTTCCGCAAGCAAAAGGTCACACTTTGTATATTCAAACACAAAAGGGTATTCCCATTGTTCCAGTGACTACGCTCGAAAAATATTTCCCGAACGCATCTGATGGCCTTAAGGTCGGTGACATCACTGTAGGGGATACGAAGATTGTCTATACTGATTTCTCGAAGTGA
- the acpP gene encoding acyl carrier protein, with the protein MWASVELVESITKISLDLLGTTPYAITVDSRFADLNADSLDLVELVMKLEDEYDMQIPDDDYDKIQTIGDVVRYIKVKRRGKGETE; encoded by the coding sequence TTGTGGGCCTCTGTTGAACTTGTCGAATCAATAACGAAAATATCACTAGATTTGCTCGGCACTACGCCTTATGCGATCACAGTAGATTCTCGATTCGCGGATTTGAATGCTGATTCTCTAGACCTTGTTGAGCTCGTGATGAAGTTAGAAGATGAGTATGATATGCAAATTCCTGATGATGACTACGACAAGATTCAGACGATCGGGGATGTAGTGCGGTATATTAAAGTCAAGCGAAGAGGTAAAGGCGAGACAGAATAA
- a CDS encoding metallophosphoesterase family protein translates to MIDRNQAGRNLRYTSLILMLAIGWFCVVIVQTAMISDLVASEKSVLLADDFESYSGGQSIIASDQWKGFEGFSGKVKPTAMIKEDVGIDGSKAIAVSHPEPFRTDGWGIRTQLAKPVSEGVVWLQCHFKPPKQWKNGTFFDMRGQKANEVIARIAAAPFQEKGSKDTQMRWHSVFNRPYWRLYTKTPFEQRWHTMTARIDFDLKTYACWVDHQTLGEEMPLTSQAALSHVYLGVAGTPDDPALIDNLLVSRTAPEGFDLPRLLPKPDRGLIFRFAAVGDPQLGFGGFETDKARFAQATDQINRSGAEQTFMLGDMVHEKRDLKLYDAMTELVKRFEKPYHYVRGNHEIPELFLRYFYRDLHYSVVHKGVRFVVIDAEGNHVGLNDKQLGWIESEFQKAEQAGEEIVIALHVSPWQNNERGRGKYNQIGKGRDRLRAMMKQYKVLLSLSGHYHRALWHAEEEATHYLVLGGTALVSQGAFGWCTFDVYPDRIVVHQKPLHFAYETSDAKQIHTSRGWLSYKELKAKHPYAQQGPLTIKRHRPVSE, encoded by the coding sequence ATGATTGATCGAAACCAGGCTGGCAGGAATCTTCGCTACACCTCGCTGATCTTGATGCTGGCTATTGGCTGGTTTTGTGTAGTCATTGTCCAAACAGCGATGATCTCGGACCTCGTTGCGTCTGAGAAAAGTGTTTTGCTTGCAGACGATTTCGAATCGTATTCCGGCGGGCAATCAATCATTGCTTCCGATCAGTGGAAAGGTTTTGAAGGTTTTTCCGGCAAAGTCAAGCCGACGGCCATGATAAAAGAGGATGTGGGGATCGATGGCTCAAAAGCTATTGCCGTGTCGCATCCCGAACCGTTTCGGACCGATGGTTGGGGGATCCGCACGCAACTTGCCAAACCGGTTTCTGAAGGTGTCGTGTGGTTACAGTGTCACTTCAAGCCGCCGAAACAATGGAAAAACGGTACATTCTTCGACATGCGTGGTCAGAAAGCGAATGAGGTAATTGCGCGAATCGCCGCCGCTCCTTTTCAGGAAAAAGGTTCGAAGGACACGCAAATGCGCTGGCATTCCGTGTTCAATCGACCCTATTGGCGCCTCTATACAAAGACACCATTCGAGCAACGCTGGCACACCATGACAGCGCGCATCGATTTCGATCTCAAAACCTACGCCTGCTGGGTTGATCATCAAACACTGGGTGAAGAAATGCCATTAACCAGCCAAGCCGCTTTGTCTCATGTCTATCTTGGTGTAGCTGGAACTCCTGATGACCCTGCTTTGATCGACAATCTTCTTGTGTCACGTACGGCGCCTGAAGGATTTGATTTACCACGATTGTTGCCGAAACCAGACCGGGGGTTGATATTTCGTTTCGCTGCCGTGGGTGATCCGCAACTTGGATTTGGTGGTTTTGAAACCGACAAGGCACGTTTCGCCCAGGCGACCGATCAAATTAATCGCTCTGGTGCGGAGCAGACATTTATGCTGGGTGACATGGTTCATGAAAAGAGAGATCTGAAACTCTATGATGCGATGACCGAATTAGTGAAACGGTTTGAAAAGCCGTATCACTATGTGCGGGGAAATCATGAGATTCCTGAACTATTCCTGCGGTATTTCTACCGAGATCTGCATTACTCGGTGGTGCATAAAGGGGTTCGTTTTGTGGTGATCGACGCGGAAGGAAACCATGTTGGCCTGAACGACAAACAATTGGGCTGGATCGAATCAGAATTTCAGAAGGCCGAACAAGCAGGAGAAGAAATCGTGATTGCGCTGCATGTTTCTCCCTGGCAGAATAACGAACGCGGCCGCGGAAAATACAATCAGATTGGGAAAGGCCGCGATCGTCTGCGGGCGATGATGAAACAGTACAAAGTGCTACTCAGTCTGAGTGGTCATTATCATCGGGCCTTGTGGCATGCTGAAGAAGAAGCGACACATTATTTGGTACTGGGGGGAACAGCACTTGTGAGTCAGGGGGCCTTTGGCTGGTGCACGTTCGATGTGTACCCTGACCGGATTGTAGTGCACCAGAAACCCTTACATTTTGCCTATGAAACATCAGATGCGAAGCAGATTCATACATCACGCGGTTGGCTAAGTTACAAAGAACTCAAAGCCAAACATCCCTACGCCCAACAGGGGCCGCTGACAATCAAGCGACATCGGCCGGTGTCTGAGTAA
- a CDS encoding 6-bladed beta-propeller → MTFDTVPGWGFDEEGRSVLGPTHGGVVIDKAGNIYTSARIGVIVFSPDGKVVRRFLGDEYSNIHDMEIRDEADGEFIYGARNANAEGIKFNAVTGEIVLKLPFPKESGLNLKKFNPTAITVAPNGDIILADGYASNHIFKFDKNGKYLKHFGKKGNGLKEFNTAHGMTLDTRYDPPRLLICDRNHKPKGRLLHYDLDGNFMDVVITGLGMPTSASIQGEFVSVPDLHGRLVILDKSNTIMAVLGHNSDPKTRVNFNVPQDKWREGIFSGTHGSYWDKDGNLYVQDWNVSGRLMKLVRVK, encoded by the coding sequence ATGACGTTTGACACCGTGCCTGGTTGGGGCTTTGATGAAGAAGGCCGCTCAGTTCTAGGGCCGACACACGGTGGTGTGGTCATCGATAAAGCAGGGAATATCTACACCAGTGCCAGGATTGGCGTGATTGTGTTCTCGCCGGATGGGAAAGTGGTTCGTCGTTTCCTGGGGGACGAATATTCCAATATCCACGACATGGAAATCCGTGATGAAGCGGACGGCGAATTTATCTATGGGGCACGAAATGCGAACGCCGAGGGGATCAAGTTCAATGCCGTGACTGGAGAGATTGTGTTGAAGCTCCCGTTTCCTAAGGAATCGGGACTGAATTTGAAGAAGTTCAATCCAACGGCGATCACGGTTGCTCCCAACGGAGATATCATCCTGGCGGACGGCTACGCGAGTAATCACATTTTCAAGTTCGACAAGAACGGGAAATACCTCAAGCACTTTGGCAAGAAAGGGAATGGTCTGAAGGAGTTCAATACCGCTCACGGCATGACACTGGATACGCGATATGATCCTCCGCGCCTTTTGATTTGCGACCGTAACCACAAACCCAAGGGCCGGCTATTGCACTACGACCTCGACGGAAACTTCATGGACGTTGTGATCACCGGTCTGGGAATGCCGACTTCCGCATCCATTCAGGGAGAATTTGTTTCGGTGCCCGATTTGCATGGGCGGCTTGTGATTCTGGATAAGAGTAATACGATTATGGCCGTACTTGGTCATAATTCGGATCCCAAAACCAGAGTGAATTTCAACGTGCCACAAGACAAGTGGCGCGAAGGTATCTTCAGTGGCACACACGGTTCCTATTGGGACAAAGATGGCAACCTGTATGTGCAAGACTGGAACGTATCGGGACGTTTAATGAAGCTGGTGCGGGTTAAGTAA
- a CDS encoding SDR family oxidoreductase — protein sequence MSYDVRDKTVLVTGANRGIGKAIVESLLKHGAAKIYAAVRNVASAAALTEAHGDKIVPIELDLTKPDTIKAAASSASDVSLVINNAGVLRTSTALSEDAIEALQFEMETNVYGLIHIAQAFAPVLKANGGGAFVQLNSVVSMKCFPQFTTYCASKAAAYSVTQALSTLLKEQGTAVLSVHPGPILTDMGHDAELTEIAEPPELVGEEIVAALKAGAAHAYPDSMAKQIGAAYQSFAENVVEADMSEG from the coding sequence ATGAGCTATGATGTGCGTGACAAGACTGTTCTCGTGACTGGTGCAAATCGAGGTATTGGTAAAGCGATTGTGGAGTCGCTTTTGAAACATGGTGCTGCGAAAATCTATGCTGCTGTGCGGAATGTGGCATCGGCGGCTGCGCTGACTGAGGCTCATGGGGATAAAATCGTTCCGATTGAATTGGATTTGACAAAACCTGATACGATTAAAGCGGCTGCCAGTTCTGCCAGTGATGTTTCGCTTGTGATTAACAATGCGGGTGTTTTGCGAACGTCGACTGCTTTGTCTGAAGATGCGATTGAAGCGTTGCAATTCGAAATGGAAACGAACGTGTATGGTCTCATCCATATTGCTCAGGCGTTTGCTCCTGTGCTCAAAGCGAATGGCGGTGGTGCTTTTGTTCAACTCAACTCTGTTGTTTCAATGAAATGCTTTCCTCAATTTACGACTTATTGTGCGTCTAAAGCTGCCGCTTATTCTGTGACTCAAGCACTCAGTACACTCTTGAAAGAACAGGGAACGGCTGTGTTAAGTGTTCATCCCGGACCGATTTTGACTGACATGGGCCATGATGCGGAACTGACAGAAATTGCAGAGCCACCAGAACTGGTAGGTGAAGAAATTGTTGCGGCACTTAAAGCGGGTGCCGCTCACGCTTACCCTGACTCGATGGCGAAACAGATTGGTGCGGCATACCAGAGCTTTGCAGAGAATGTTGTTGAAGCGGATATGTCCGAAGGTTAA
- a CDS encoding glycoside hydrolase family protein has translation MSELSCGSIMSGGRFLYVSLMFSLITACDNTRPTQTETPQKKSLQTENRTQEIVPESFTSFSEKSKVSDSKYFDETKAITLFAFDDVSIPFMQNLKLEMRSPQRHPANPVLRRGPPGTPDSWAVQFYGSVIRENDKFRMWYVAAGDDRLDRSVPRSSPWRVAYAESIDGVHWTKPNLGLVEYNGNRNNNLVLMEPRLGTVNLKVLFEPDDSDPTQRYKMGTHVWFPKNDVRLGTFAPYASADGLRWKLLIDTKPVGAELPQKDMVLPALHFEPVGGLYKWDGLYYLNGQNAIVASRPYHGRLVRQFISPDFVNWSHASTVGFVRDAQHKLLGPGKSREGEQNHEGVSVWNRGNVLVGISGIWHGAKEWENVTVDLGFVVSNDGVQFREPAHEWVFLKRGKEWAWDQGGLLQGQGFENVGNQTYIYYGAWDPRNWQGSPPRGGVGITTLPRDRFADLKVDETTKGNGNYQLPKIKSEFITAAVNLKGEVAHRFYVNADGLSEAAQLKIELLNDNTIPLAEFSGENAATVNKSGFQTPITWNGKHEINNLPDRIRMKVIFEGNEKTDIRFSALYLQ, from the coding sequence ATGTCTGAACTAAGTTGTGGTTCCATTATGAGTGGGGGGCGGTTTCTCTACGTTAGTTTGATGTTCAGCTTGATCACGGCGTGTGATAACACTCGGCCAACTCAGACTGAGACGCCACAAAAAAAATCATTACAGACAGAGAATAGAACTCAAGAGATCGTTCCAGAATCTTTCACTTCATTTTCTGAAAAGTCGAAAGTCAGCGATTCCAAATACTTTGATGAGACGAAAGCGATTACGTTGTTTGCTTTTGATGACGTCTCCATTCCCTTTATGCAAAACCTCAAACTCGAAATGCGATCACCGCAGAGACACCCGGCAAACCCTGTTCTGCGTCGTGGTCCGCCGGGAACTCCCGATTCGTGGGCCGTACAGTTTTACGGCTCAGTCATTCGAGAGAATGACAAGTTTCGTATGTGGTATGTGGCGGCGGGTGATGATCGGCTTGATCGAAGTGTGCCTCGATCGTCGCCGTGGCGTGTGGCATATGCTGAAAGTATAGATGGTGTGCATTGGACCAAGCCGAATTTGGGACTGGTGGAATATAATGGTAATCGCAATAACAATCTGGTGTTGATGGAACCCCGACTGGGAACTGTGAATCTAAAAGTACTATTTGAGCCGGATGATTCCGATCCGACCCAGCGCTATAAAATGGGGACACATGTTTGGTTTCCCAAGAACGATGTACGGCTGGGGACGTTCGCTCCTTATGCAAGTGCAGATGGTCTGCGATGGAAATTGTTGATTGATACGAAGCCTGTTGGTGCAGAGCTACCACAGAAAGACATGGTATTGCCAGCATTGCATTTCGAGCCGGTGGGTGGGCTCTACAAGTGGGATGGTTTGTATTACCTTAACGGTCAAAATGCGATTGTGGCGTCACGTCCCTATCATGGTCGGTTGGTACGACAATTCATCTCGCCTGACTTCGTGAATTGGTCCCATGCCAGCACGGTTGGTTTCGTACGTGACGCGCAGCACAAACTGCTGGGACCCGGTAAGAGTCGTGAGGGTGAGCAAAACCATGAAGGCGTGAGTGTGTGGAATCGTGGGAATGTGCTCGTTGGTATCTCAGGAATCTGGCACGGTGCGAAAGAATGGGAAAATGTCACTGTCGACTTAGGGTTTGTCGTTAGTAACGATGGTGTTCAATTTCGTGAGCCCGCTCATGAATGGGTATTCCTGAAACGCGGCAAGGAGTGGGCCTGGGATCAAGGTGGTTTGCTTCAGGGGCAAGGCTTCGAAAACGTCGGGAACCAGACTTACATTTATTATGGGGCCTGGGATCCACGTAATTGGCAAGGTTCACCACCACGAGGTGGAGTCGGCATCACCACGCTCCCACGCGACCGCTTTGCGGATCTGAAAGTCGATGAAACCACTAAGGGCAACGGTAACTACCAGCTACCAAAGATCAAAAGCGAGTTCATCACCGCCGCCGTGAATTTGAAGGGGGAAGTGGCACATCGCTTTTATGTCAACGCCGATGGACTGAGCGAGGCAGCCCAGCTCAAAATCGAACTCTTGAACGACAACACGATTCCCCTGGCAGAGTTCTCGGGTGAGAATGCAGCAACCGTAAACAAGAGTGGTTTCCAGACCCCCATCACATGGAATGGTAAGCATGAGATCAATAATTTACCAGACCGCATTCGGATGAAGGTGATCTTCGAAGGAAATGAGAAAACCGATATTCGTTTCAGTGCGCTGTATCTACAATGA
- a CDS encoding efflux RND transporter permease subunit — translation MKFSHFFINRPIFASVLSIIIVLVGFLAYFQLPVGQYPEVALPTVVVRASYPGATPEVISKTVATPLEQEINGVEGMLYMESEASSDGALQITITFGIDMDVDQAQVLVQNRVAIAEPRLPPEVRQIGVTTRKDSPDLLLVIHLYSPDDSRDQLYIGNYAYLQLRDVISRIDGVGNVQLFGASEYSMRIWLDIERLAALELTSGEVVNALREQNIQVAAGVIGQQPLDTLKGAFQVNVNTQGRLREAEEFGEIIVKTGDNGRLVRLSDVARIELGATDYSVRSYMGEKKAVAMVISQRPGSNAIETTRSVLDTVEGLSERFPPGLEYQAIYNPTAFVEESIAEVFNTLWIAGLLVILTVFLFLQNWRSTIIPVVAIPISLIGTFAVMQGIGFSLNNLSLFGLVLAIGIVVDDAIVVVENVERLIKEGLLPKEATTKAMDEVGSALIATTLVLIAVFVPTAFIPGISGQFYRQFAITIAVSTSISTFVSLTLSPALCALLLRPQDAKKNWFGRFIERVLGWFFKLFNKSFDLTSELYSRVISRVLHMSFVVLLIYAGLLGLTYFGFTQVPTGFIPQQDQGYVIIAIDLPDGASLDRTDQVTRDVVAAALDTPGIENAVSFAGFSGATRTNSSNSAAIFPVLSDARERAEQGLTLDVVLAGLRQRMAGIEDAMVFVIPPPPVQGIGTGGGFKMQIQDRSGAGLIALNDVTGQIAAKANQEPGLVQVFSNFRVATPQIYADVDRTKVRMLDVPINNVFDALQIYLGSSYVNDFNYLGRTYRVTAQAKSQFRDERHDIERLSTRSNNGAIVPLGSLVTIRETTAPSRVVRYNLYPSADINGATLPGYSSGQALAAMERIADETLPPGFGFEWTDLSYQEKAAGNTALFIFPLSVLFVFLALSAQYESWLLPLAVILIVPMCLLFAIFGVWLRGMDNNILTQIGFVVLVGLACKNAILIVEFAKAEEDKGKDRFAAAVEACRLRLRPIMMTAFSFILGVIPLLIATGAGAEMRQALGTAVFSGMLGVTIFGLFLTPVFYVVLRKLAKQPVPAGEVGSAMLESQAEEELASATQAVEPEAKTTPPDSDAGADSK, via the coding sequence ATGAAGTTCTCTCACTTCTTTATTAACCGTCCCATCTTTGCGTCTGTACTCTCAATTATCATTGTACTGGTTGGCTTTCTGGCTTACTTTCAGTTACCCGTTGGTCAATATCCGGAAGTAGCGCTACCGACGGTTGTCGTGCGTGCGAGTTATCCGGGAGCGACACCAGAAGTGATTTCGAAAACGGTAGCGACACCGTTAGAACAGGAAATCAATGGTGTCGAAGGGATGCTCTACATGGAGTCCGAAGCGTCTTCAGATGGTGCGCTGCAGATCACGATCACCTTTGGGATTGATATGGACGTGGACCAGGCACAAGTCCTGGTGCAGAACCGCGTCGCAATTGCAGAGCCCAGGCTCCCGCCAGAAGTCAGGCAGATTGGCGTGACAACACGCAAGGACTCCCCAGACCTGTTACTGGTGATTCATCTGTATTCGCCTGATGATTCGCGCGATCAGCTTTATATAGGTAACTATGCCTATTTGCAGTTGCGTGATGTGATCTCGCGCATTGATGGTGTTGGAAACGTGCAGTTGTTTGGCGCCAGCGAATACTCTATGCGCATCTGGTTAGATATTGAGCGGTTGGCAGCATTAGAGCTCACTTCAGGTGAAGTCGTGAATGCACTCCGCGAGCAAAATATTCAGGTGGCGGCGGGAGTCATTGGTCAGCAACCTCTGGATACGCTGAAAGGCGCTTTCCAGGTGAACGTCAATACGCAAGGTCGTCTTCGTGAAGCAGAAGAGTTTGGCGAGATCATCGTCAAGACGGGTGACAATGGTCGACTGGTGAGGCTGAGCGATGTTGCGCGGATTGAGTTGGGAGCGACTGATTATTCTGTCCGTAGCTATATGGGTGAGAAAAAAGCCGTCGCGATGGTCATTTCACAACGTCCTGGTTCTAATGCGATTGAGACGACACGCAGTGTACTCGATACCGTAGAAGGTTTATCAGAACGCTTTCCTCCTGGCCTGGAATATCAGGCGATTTATAATCCAACTGCGTTTGTCGAAGAATCAATTGCTGAAGTATTTAATACCCTGTGGATAGCAGGTTTACTGGTGATCCTGACGGTCTTTCTCTTCCTGCAAAACTGGCGTTCGACGATCATTCCGGTTGTCGCGATACCAATTTCGTTGATTGGAACTTTTGCGGTGATGCAGGGGATTGGTTTCAGTCTCAATAATTTGTCTCTCTTTGGACTGGTCCTGGCGATTGGAATTGTGGTCGATGATGCAATTGTCGTTGTTGAGAACGTAGAGCGACTGATCAAAGAAGGACTTTTGCCTAAAGAAGCTACCACAAAAGCAATGGATGAGGTTGGTTCGGCACTGATTGCAACGACATTGGTGCTCATCGCCGTGTTCGTGCCGACCGCATTTATTCCCGGAATCAGTGGGCAATTTTATCGCCAATTTGCAATTACGATTGCCGTCTCAACCTCGATTTCGACATTTGTCTCACTCACACTGAGCCCAGCTTTATGTGCTTTATTGCTCAGGCCGCAGGATGCAAAGAAGAACTGGTTTGGTCGGTTTATTGAAAGGGTCCTGGGTTGGTTCTTCAAGCTCTTCAACAAATCGTTTGATCTGACGAGTGAACTTTACTCGCGCGTGATCTCACGTGTCCTCCATATGAGCTTTGTTGTGTTGCTCATTTATGCAGGCTTATTAGGACTGACCTACTTTGGTTTTACTCAGGTACCCACCGGGTTCATTCCGCAGCAAGATCAGGGCTATGTCATCATTGCGATTGACCTGCCTGACGGCGCGTCTCTGGATCGAACCGATCAGGTGACACGCGATGTCGTTGCGGCCGCGCTTGATACTCCCGGTATTGAAAACGCGGTCTCTTTTGCTGGATTCTCGGGAGCAACTCGTACAAACAGTTCCAACTCAGCCGCAATTTTTCCTGTTCTGAGCGACGCCCGCGAGCGTGCTGAGCAAGGCCTGACTCTAGATGTGGTTCTAGCGGGACTACGTCAGCGCATGGCGGGAATTGAAGATGCAATGGTTTTTGTAATCCCGCCTCCTCCAGTTCAGGGAATCGGAACGGGTGGCGGTTTTAAAATGCAGATTCAAGATCGGTCTGGTGCTGGGCTAATTGCATTAAATGATGTTACGGGTCAGATCGCCGCTAAGGCGAACCAAGAGCCGGGTCTGGTTCAGGTGTTTTCTAATTTCAGGGTCGCAACGCCTCAAATTTATGCCGATGTTGATCGTACGAAAGTACGGATGCTGGATGTACCCATAAATAATGTCTTCGATGCATTGCAAATTTATCTTGGTTCTTCTTACGTCAACGACTTCAACTATCTGGGGCGGACTTATCGTGTGACCGCGCAAGCGAAATCGCAGTTTCGTGATGAGCGGCATGATATTGAACGCCTCAGTACGCGCAGCAATAATGGTGCAATCGTTCCCTTAGGTTCACTTGTGACAATTCGTGAAACAACGGCGCCCTCTCGAGTCGTTCGGTATAATCTCTACCCATCAGCAGATATCAATGGTGCTACACTCCCGGGCTATAGCTCCGGGCAGGCACTAGCGGCGATGGAACGCATTGCCGACGAGACACTACCGCCGGGATTTGGATTCGAATGGACCGATCTCTCTTATCAGGAGAAAGCAGCAGGCAACACGGCACTTTTTATTTTCCCTCTTTCTGTACTATTTGTCTTTTTGGCGCTTTCTGCGCAATACGAAAGCTGGTTATTACCCCTTGCTGTTATTTTGATTGTACCAATGTGCCTGCTATTCGCGATTTTTGGCGTCTGGCTGCGAGGGATGGACAACAACATCCTCACTCAGATCGGCTTTGTTGTTCTGGTAGGGCTTGCCTGTAAAAATGCCATTTTAATCGTCGAATTTGCCAAAGCGGAAGAAGACAAAGGGAAAGACCGCTTCGCAGCCGCAGTGGAAGCCTGTCGTTTGCGACTACGCCCGATCATGATGACCGCCTTCTCATTCATTCTGGGAGTCATTCCACTTTTAATTGCAACTGGTGCGGGAGCCGAGATGCGTCAGGCACTCGGCACCGCCGTCTTCAGCGGGATGCTTGGCGTTACGATCTTCGGGTTGTTTCTCACGCCCGTGTTCTACGTCGTATTACGCAAACTGGCGAAGCAGCCTGTTCCCGCTGGTGAAGTTGGCAGTGCCATGCTGGAATCACAGGCAGAGGAAGAGCTAGCATCCGCGACACAGGCAGTCGAACCGGAAGCGAAAACGACACCTCCCGATTCTGATGCTGGCGCTGATTCCAAATAA
- a CDS encoding OprO/OprP family phosphate-selective porin, which yields MNIQEVQLRSMLGQPIKMKARLLIVGLLFSLGWCISLSGQKIFGGVPPEPIDPLVQPDHYLDEATQHQSGQDDQFVSPFTEHYTDLDPCVECEWDHRQYPTGELSGFLQFDSAAFNESAATRAAFGVINDKTAVRRARLALIGDLRTNVGYKLDVDFAAANHPSARDVFIDFKERPFADRLVLGNTKVPFQLEALTSSKDFTFVERAPFFTFTPFRQVGIWADGTFVDEQGTWSLAGFRVGQGGLVLNHAEDGQGVALRTTILPWYEDNGRYLLHTGFNYSYLQPFNKSVRYDAKLSFFSNQEPGINSPGVPILVDTGTIPAQGVNLFNYELAGTLGSLNYQSEMTYALVDQIGGPPLMFYGGYSQIGWFLTGETRPYNRKTGVFDTLEPNEGFFDGGWGAWEVAVRGTYLNLNDKNIQGGRLNSIEFAVNWFLSKSISLKFNCVRGYIENSTTAGNVDLNICGGRLQIIY from the coding sequence ATGAATATTCAAGAGGTTCAACTGCGGTCTATGTTGGGGCAACCAATCAAAATGAAGGCAAGATTGCTGATAGTGGGATTGTTATTCTCGCTGGGTTGGTGCATTTCGCTTTCAGGGCAGAAAATCTTTGGAGGAGTACCACCCGAGCCAATTGACCCATTGGTTCAACCAGATCACTATCTGGATGAAGCGACTCAGCATCAAAGTGGCCAGGATGATCAATTTGTTAGCCCCTTCACAGAGCATTACACTGACTTAGATCCCTGCGTCGAATGTGAATGGGATCACCGTCAATACCCGACTGGCGAGCTTAGTGGTTTCCTTCAATTCGACTCTGCCGCCTTCAACGAGTCAGCGGCTACTCGGGCAGCGTTCGGAGTCATCAATGATAAGACGGCTGTTCGCCGCGCACGGCTTGCTCTGATTGGAGATCTCCGGACTAACGTTGGTTACAAACTAGATGTAGATTTTGCCGCTGCAAATCATCCTAGCGCTCGTGATGTATTTATCGATTTTAAAGAGCGGCCTTTTGCGGATCGATTGGTTTTGGGGAACACGAAAGTTCCTTTTCAACTTGAGGCTCTCACTTCTTCAAAAGATTTCACTTTCGTTGAACGGGCCCCTTTTTTTACGTTTACTCCGTTTCGGCAAGTCGGGATCTGGGCAGACGGAACTTTTGTGGATGAGCAGGGGACATGGTCGCTAGCTGGCTTTCGGGTGGGGCAGGGAGGGCTGGTCCTTAATCATGCAGAAGATGGTCAAGGTGTTGCGTTACGGACGACTATCCTCCCGTGGTACGAAGACAATGGTCGCTATCTACTCCACACGGGGTTTAACTATAGTTATCTTCAGCCTTTCAATAAATCTGTCAGGTATGATGCAAAGTTGAGTTTCTTTTCAAACCAGGAGCCAGGCATCAACTCACCTGGCGTTCCTATATTAGTCGATACCGGAACTATCCCTGCCCAGGGAGTCAACTTGTTTAACTATGAATTGGCAGGAACACTTGGCTCGTTAAATTATCAAAGCGAAATGACGTACGCATTAGTCGATCAAATCGGCGGCCCACCATTGATGTTTTATGGTGGCTATTCACAAATTGGTTGGTTCTTAACAGGGGAAACACGTCCCTATAACCGCAAAACAGGGGTCTTCGACACATTAGAACCCAATGAGGGGTTTTTTGATGGTGGATGGGGTGCCTGGGAAGTGGCAGTGCGTGGGACCTACCTGAATCTGAACGACAAGAACATCCAGGGGGGGCGTCTGAATTCCATAGAATTCGCCGTGAATTGGTTTCTCAGCAAGAGTATCAGTCTGAAGTTCAATTGCGTGCGTGGATATATTGAAAATTCGACGACAGCAGGTAACGTTGATCTCAACATCTGTGGGGGGCGTCTACAGATCATCTATTGA